One segment of Synchiropus splendidus isolate RoL2022-P1 chromosome 4, RoL_Sspl_1.0, whole genome shotgun sequence DNA contains the following:
- the col1a2 gene encoding collagen alpha-2(I) chain, translating to MLSFVDTRILLLLAVTSYLASCQYAGPKGPRGDRGPKGPDGKDGSPGLPGPPGPPGAPGLGGNFAAQYDGAKAPDPGPGPAGLMGPRGPPGPPGPPGAQGHTGHPGEPGEPGQTGPLGPRGPPGPPGKSGDDGNNGRPGKPGDRGTPGVQGARGFPGTPGLPGMKGHRGYNGIDGRKGEPGGAGVKGETGAHGAAGSPGLAGARGMPGERGRAGPAGPAGARGADGNTGPAGPAGPNGAAGPPGFPGGPGPKGEIGPAGATGPSGPQGARGEPGPNGAVGPVGPPGNPGANGLNGAKGAAGVPGIAGAPGFPGPRGGPGPQGPQGAAGPRGLSGDPGIQGVKGDTGPKGEPGNSGPAGPPGPQGEEGKRGNSGEPGATGPAGNRGARGAPGSRGMPGSEGRTGPIGMPGARGATGSGGPRGPPGDAGRAGEPGPAGLRGMPGSPGSTGPPGKEGPAGAAGQDGRTGPPGPTGPRGQPGNIGFPGPKGPSGEAGKPGEKGGTGPTGLRGPPGPDGNNGPAGPVGPSGGPGDKGEQGPSGAPGFQGLPGPAGGAGEAGKPGERGIPGDQGVAGPAGVKGERGNPGSAGPAGPQGPMGSRGPAGPAGTDGGKGEPGPAGAAGAAGHQGPGGMPGERGAAGTPGPKGEKGEVGHKGPDGNAGRDGARGLPGPAGPPGPTGANGDKGESGSFGPPGPAGPRGSSGERGEVGPAGPAGFAGPPGADGQPGARGERGPAGVKGEVGPSGPAGPAGQSGPAGPAGPAGPAGGRGENGPPGLTGFPGSAGRMGTAGPAGIVGPPGPAGPAGKDGPRGARGDAGVAGPPGEQGISGPPGAPGDKGPSGESGPAGPPGAPGSSGPLGLQGYVGLPGARGDRGIPGGAGASGETGRVGPTGAPGARGPPGNIGLPGMTGPQGEAGREGSPGNDGPPGRPGIAGFKGDRGEPGPAGSMGVAGSPGPAGPSGQAGRPGNRGESGAGGPSGPVGPAGARGAAGPAGGRGEKGVAGEKGERGMKGLRGHPGLQGMPGPSGPSGDTGPAGQNGPAGPRGPAGPHGPPGKDGRAGSHGPIGSPGARGPPGQVGPSGPPGSPGLPGPPGPAGGGYDVSGYDEYRADQPALRAKDFEVDATIKSLNTQIENLLTPEGSRKNPARTCRDIKLSHPEWSSGYYYIDPNQGCINDAIKVFCNFDTRETCVFAHPASIAKKNWYRSTEDKRHVWFGETINGGTEFTYNDATLSPQSMATQLAFMRLLSNQASQNITYHCKNSVAYVDANSGTMKKAVALLGSNDVELRAEGNSRFTYTVLEDGCTSHTGQWSKTVIEYRTNKPSRLPILDIAPMDIGGADQEFGLDIGPVCFK from the exons ATGCTCAGCTTTGTGGATACCCGGATTCTGTTGCTGCTTGCAGTGACTTCATACCTAGCATCATGTCAAT ACGCG GGACCCAAAGGACCTCGAGGTGACAGG GGTCCCAAAGGCCCAGACGGAAAGGATGGCAGTCCCGGACTCCCTGGACCCCCTGGCCCACCTGGTGCCCCAGGACTTGGAGGA AACTTCGCTGCTCAGTATGATGGTGCCAAAGCTCCCGATCCCGGCCCTGGACCCGCG GGTCTGATGGGCCCAAGAGGACCTCCTGGACCTCCCGGACCCCCT GGTGCTCAAGGCCACACTGGACACCCTGGTGAGCCCGGAGAGCCTGGTCAGACC GGCCCTCTCGGTCCCCGTGGACCCCCTGGACCTCCTGGCAAATCTGGCGACGAT GGCAACAATGGCAGACCTGGCAAGCCTGGAGACAGAGGAACCCCTGGCGTTCAG GGAGCTCGTGGATTCCCCGGAACCCCTGGACTTCCAGGAATGAAGGGACACAGA GGTTACAATGGTATCGATGGACGTAAGGGAGAGCCTGGCGGTGCTGGTGTCAAG GGTGAAACTGGTGCTCATGGCGCTGCTGGAAGTCCTGGACTCGCT GGAGCTCGCGGTATGCCCGGTGAGAGAGGTCGTGCTGGCCCTGCTGGCCCTGCTGGTGCCCGTGGTGCTGATGGCAATACTGGACCTGCTGGCCCTGCT GGTCCCAATGGTGCTGCTGGTCCCCCTGGCTTCCCAGGCGGTCCTGGACCCAAG GGAGAGATTGGACCTGCTGGTGCTACTGGCCCATCTGGACCTCAGGGAGCTAGAGGAGAGCCTGGTCCCAATGGTGCTGTCGGTCCCGTTGGTCCCCCT GGTAACCCTGGTGCCAATGGTCTGAACGGAGCCAAGGGAGCTGCT GGTGTTCCTGGAATTGCTGGTGCTCCTGGTTTCCCCGGACCAAGAGGAGGTCCTGGACCTCAGGGACCTCAGGGTGCTGCTGGTCCCAGAGGCCTGTCT GGAGATCCTGGCATTCAGGGAGTGAAGGGAGATACCGGACCCAAGGGAGAGCCC ggTAACTCTGGACCTGCTGGACCCCCCGGACCTCAGGGTGAGGAGGGCAAACGTGGAAATTCTGGTGAGCCCGGTGCCACTGGCCCAGCTGGAAACCGTGGAGCAAGA GGCGCTCCTGGCAGCCGTGGAATGCCTGGTTCTGAGGGAAGAACCGGACCTATT GGCATGCCTGGCGCCCGTGGTGCCACTGGCTCTGGTGGACCCCGTGGACCCCCTGGAGATGCTGGTCGTGCTGGTGAGCCCGGTCCTGCTGGTCTTAGG GGTATGCCAGGAAGCCCCGGAAGCACTGGACCCCCAGGAAAGGAGGGACCTGCT GGCGCCGCCGGACAAGACGGACGCACCGGTCCTCCTGGCCCAACTGGACCCAGAGGTCAGCCTGGAAACATTGGCTTCCCCGGACCTAAAGGACCTTCT GGCGAGGCAGGCAAGCCTGGTGAGAAGGGAGGCACTGGCCCCACTGGACTGAGA GGACCACCTGGACCTGACGGCAACAACGGACCTGCCGGACCTGTTGGACCAAGC GGTGGTCCTGGTGATAAGGGAGAGCAAGGACCCTCTGGAGCTCCTGGCTTCCAG GGTCTGCCTGGACCCGCTGGAGGCGCTGGAGAGGCCGGCAAGCCTGGAGAGAGA GGTATCCCTGGAGACCAGGGAGTCGCTGGCCCTGCTGGAGTTAAG GGAGAGCGTGGTAACCCCGGTTCTGCCGGTCCTGCTGGACCTCAGGGACCAATGGGATCTCGTGGACCCGCTGGACCTGCGGGTACCGATGGTGGCAAG GGAGAACCCggacctgctggagctgctggtgctgctggacaTCAGGGACCCGGTGGAATGCCCGGAGAGCGTGGAGCTGCTGGTACCCCAGGACCCAAGGGAGAGAAG GGAGAGGTTGGACACAAAGGCCCTGACGGCAACGCTGGCAGAGATGGTGCCCGT GGTCTGCCTGGACCCGCCGGACCCCCAGGACCAACTGGAGCCAACGGAGATAAG GGTGAGAGTGGATCATTCGGACCTCCCGGACCCGCTGGACCCCGTGGATCTTCT GGAGAGCGTGGAGAGGTCGGACCCGCCGGACCTGCCGGATTCGCTGGACCCCCT GGTGCCGATGGTCAGCCCGGCGCTAGAGGAGAGCGTGGACCTGCTGGAGTCAAGGGAGAAGTTGGACCCAGTGGCCCTGCTGGACCCGCTGGACAATCTGGACCCGCT GGACCCGCTGGCCCTGCTGGACCCGCTGGTGGCCGTGGAGAAAATGGTCCTCCT GGTCTGACTGGTTTCCCTGGCTCTGCTGGCAGGATGGGCACCGCTGGTCCCGCT GGTATCGTTGGTCCTCCTGGACCAGCTGGTCCCGCTGGTAAGGACGGTCCTCGTGGTGCTCGTGGTGATGCCGGTGTCGCCGGCCCTCCTGGAGAGCAGGGTATCTCTGGACCTCCTGGTGCACCTGGAGACAAGGGACCCTCTGGTGAATCTGGACCTGCT GGACCTCCTGGTGCTCCTGGCTCTTCTGGCCCTCTCGGTCTTCAAGGATACGTTGGTCTGCCTGGTGCTCGAGGAGATCGCGGTATCCCTGGTGGTGCTGGTGCATCT GGAGAGACTGGTAGAGTTGGACCTACTGGTGCCCCTGGAGCCCGTGGTCCTCCGGGCAACATCGGTCTGCCTGGTATGACCGGACCTCAGGGTGAGGCTGGACGTGAG GGTAGCCCTGGCAACGATGGACCCCCTGGCCGTCCCGGTATTGCTGGATTCAAG GGAGACCGTGGTGAGCCTGGACCCGCTGGTTCCATGGGAGTTGCTGGATCCCCCGGCCCTGCTGGACCCAGCGGACAGGCTGGCAGACCCGGAAACCGTGGAGAGTCT GGTGCTGGTGGACCTTCTGGACCTGTTGGACCCGCTGGAGCCAGAGGTGCTGCT GGACCCGCTGGAGGCCGTGGTGAGAAGGGAGTTGCTGGAGagaagggagagagaggaaTGAAGGGTCTCCGTGGACATCCTGGTCTCCAGGGAATGCCAGGACCTTCT GGTCCCTCTGGTGATACTGGACCTGCTGGCCAAAACGGACCTGCTGGACCTAGA GGCCCTGCTGGACCTCACGGACCTCCTGGTAAGGATGGTAGAGCTGGTTCCCACGGACCTATCGGTAGCCCTGGTGCTCGTGGTCCCCCTGGACAAGTTGGACCTTCT GGTCCCCCTGGATCTCCTGGTCTCCCTGGACCTCCCGGCCCCGCTGGTGGTGGATACGATGTGTCTGGATATGATGAGTACAGAGCTGACCAGCCTGCCCTGAGAGCCAAGGACTTTGAGGTTGATGCCACCATCAAGTCCCTCAACACCCAGATTGAGAACCTGCTTACCCCCGAGGGATCCAGGAAGAACCCTGCTCGCACATGCCGTGACATCAAGCTCAGCCACCCCGAGTGGAGCAGCG GATACTACTACATCGACCCCAACCAGGGATGCATCAATGATGCCATCAAGGTCTTCTGCAACTTTGACACCCGTGAGACCTGCGTCTTCGCCCACCCTGCCAGCATTGCCAAGAAGAACTGGTACAGAAGCACAGAGGACAAGAGGCACGTCTGGTTCGGAGAGACCATCAATGGTGGAACCGAG tttaccTACAACGACGCCACACTCAGCCCCCAGAGCATGGCCACTCAGCTGGCTTTCATGCGCCTCCTGTCCAACCAGGCCAGCCAGAACATCACCTACCACTGCAAGAACAGCGTCGCCTACGTGGATGCCAACAGCGGCACCATGAAGAAGGCGGTGGCTCTCCTGGGCTCCAACGATGTTGAGCTGAGGGCTGAGGGCAACAGCCGCTTCACCTACACCGTCCTGGAGGATGGCTGCACT AGTCACACTGGTCAATGGAGCAAGACAGTGATCGAGTACagaacaaataaaccatctcgCCTTCCCATCCTCGACATTGCACCTATGGACATTGGTGGAGCTGATCAGGAGTTTGGTTTGGACATTGGCCCAGTCTGTTTCAAATAG